Proteins from one Streptomyces genisteinicus genomic window:
- a CDS encoding NUDIX hydrolase, translating into MAASGAGADPGDEVLDVVDEHDRVVGRAPRAEVYARGLRHRCVFVLVRDGGGRIFVHRRTPGKLVFPSLHDMFVGGVVGAGESYDDAALREAEEELGVRGLPAPTPLFGFLYDGGGDPGRSWWSRVYEVRCTLPVDPQAEEVAWHGFLDEAELSVRLDEWEWVPDGAEAYRRLLAHGAG; encoded by the coding sequence GTGGCGGCGAGCGGGGCGGGTGCGGACCCCGGCGACGAGGTGCTGGACGTCGTCGACGAGCACGACCGCGTCGTCGGCCGCGCACCGCGTGCGGAGGTGTACGCCCGGGGGCTGCGGCACCGCTGCGTCTTCGTGCTCGTCCGGGACGGCGGGGGCCGGATCTTCGTGCACCGGCGCACCCCCGGAAAGCTGGTGTTCCCCTCGTTGCACGACATGTTCGTCGGCGGTGTGGTGGGCGCGGGCGAGAGCTACGACGACGCGGCCCTGCGGGAGGCCGAGGAGGAGCTCGGCGTGCGCGGACTGCCCGCGCCCACACCGCTGTTCGGCTTCCTCTACGACGGCGGCGGCGACCCCGGCCGGAGCTGGTGGTCGCGGGTGTACGAGGTGCGCTGCACCCTGCCCGTGGACCCGCAGGCCGAGGAGGTCGCCTGGCACGGCTTCCTCGACGAGGCGGAGCTCTCGGTGCGCCTGGACGAGTGGGAGTGGGTGCCCGACGGGGCGGAGGCGTACCGGCGGCTGCTCGCGCACGGCGCGGGGTGA
- a CDS encoding YidH family protein: MSDFVQSLRLWFAPGRIRDEGETPDYRFSLANERTFLAWIRTALALIGGGFAVDQFLPDLRWGVRAGLALALIGTGAVCAVRAVNHWVRCERAMRRGEDLPSSRFPALLAVLVAVVALAMVLIVAWGDV; encoded by the coding sequence GTGAGCGATTTCGTGCAGAGCCTGCGGCTGTGGTTCGCGCCGGGGCGTATCCGGGACGAGGGCGAGACCCCCGACTACCGGTTCTCGCTCGCCAACGAGCGGACCTTCCTCGCCTGGATCCGCACCGCGCTCGCCCTGATCGGAGGCGGTTTCGCCGTCGACCAGTTCCTTCCCGACCTCCGGTGGGGGGTGCGTGCGGGCCTCGCGCTCGCGCTGATCGGCACCGGTGCCGTGTGCGCCGTGCGCGCGGTGAACCACTGGGTGCGGTGCGAGCGCGCCATGCGCCGGGGCGAGGACCTGCCCTCGTCGCGCTTCCCCGCGCTGCTGGCCGTGCTGGTGGCCGTGGTGGCCCTGGCGATGGTGCTGATCGTGGCCTGGGGCGACGTATGA